In the genome of Prosthecobacter dejongeii, the window AGCATCGATTTTGCCACCGCGCCCCATGTCTGGATGAGGGCAGTCAATCACCTTGGGATTGATGCTGGTCCGCACAGCTTCCAGCACGGTTTTGGAGGTGCCTTTGCAGGCCAGGTCAATGGCACAAGCACGGCGGAAGTCCAAGGGGATACCCGCCTTATCCGCTGCGATGAGGGAAAGCACCACGTGGGTGACGTCACCGCCCGCCAAGTAGTGAGCCTCCAGTTGATCCGTATTGATGGGAATGCCGGCTTTAGCCGAAGTGATGCGAGTATCCACAATCAAGGCATTTGGCACTCCCCGCAGATACATGGCTAATAAATTGACGATGCTCACCGGCGCATTGGAAATACGTGCCCGAAGCCACAAGTTGAAAAACTTGGCCACGATAAGGAAGAGGACGAGTGCAACGATGATGGCACCGCCGACGAGTAGGATTTCAAGGTTGCTCATATAAATAAAGTCTAACTAGGAGTGGAGAGAAATAGCGCGGACAAGAAGGTTACCAGGTTCTGCGCCAGTGACGCACAAACGTGAACCCGCAGGAATAAAACCATCCTCACTGCGCACTTCACGACGGCTGCCGCTAAAGTCGGCACGCCCTAAGGGCCTGAGCTCTGTCAGCGCCACCCCTTCAGTTCCGCAGGCGAGAGTTTGTGGGTTCTCAGCCGAAGGGATTTCCGCCTGGAGCGTAAACGTGCGACTCCAAAACTGGACTGCAAAAAAGCGCAGCCAAATCAGCTGTA includes:
- a CDS encoding NfeD family protein, with product MITTVAIIVILGVLLMILETFIPGMIAGILGVLCVLTGVLLVMMAEEFSHWPAWGRGAVACFIIVGSAILQLIWLRFFAVQFWSRTFTLQAEIPSAENPQTLACGTEGVALTELRPLGRADFSGSRREVRSEDGFIPAGSRLCVTGAEPGNLLVRAISLHS